In Erythrobacter sp. F6033, a single genomic region encodes these proteins:
- a CDS encoding response regulator transcription factor CtrA has translation MRVLLIEDEPTTAKAIELMLTTEGFNVYATDLGEEGLDLGKLYDYDIILLDLNLPDMHGYDVLKKLRVAKVQTPVLILSGIAEMDSKIRSFGFGADDYVTKPFHREELVARIHAVVRRSKGHSQSIIRTGKLAVNLDAKTVEVDGARVHLTGKEYAMLELLSLRKGTTLTKEMFLNHLYGGMDEPELKIIDVFICKLRKKLSHACGGENYIETVWGRGYVLRDPNEEAEAA, from the coding sequence ATGCGAGTGCTTTTGATTGAGGACGAGCCGACAACGGCGAAAGCCATTGAGCTCATGCTCACTACTGAAGGCTTTAACGTCTATGCGACTGATCTAGGTGAAGAAGGCCTCGATCTGGGTAAGCTGTATGATTATGATATCATCCTGCTCGACCTGAACCTGCCAGATATGCACGGCTATGACGTGCTTAAGAAGCTGCGCGTTGCCAAGGTGCAAACGCCGGTTCTGATCCTTTCGGGTATTGCCGAAATGGACAGCAAAATCCGTTCGTTCGGCTTCGGTGCCGATGACTATGTGACCAAGCCGTTCCACCGCGAAGAGCTGGTCGCCCGCATTCACGCTGTTGTGCGTCGTTCGAAAGGCCACAGCCAGTCGATCATCCGCACCGGCAAACTGGCCGTGAACCTTGATGCCAAGACTGTTGAAGTCGACGGCGCACGTGTTCATCTGACCGGTAAAGAATATGCGATGCTTGAGCTGCTCTCACTGCGCAAGGGCACCACGCTGACCAAAGAAATGTTCCTCAACCACCTGTATGGCGGGATGGACGAACCGGAACTCAAGATTATCGACGTCTTCATCTGCAAACTGCGCAAAAAGCTCAGCCATGCATGCGGCGGCGAAAACTATATCGAGACTGTTTGGGGCCGCGGTTATGTGCTGCGCGATCCGAACGAAGAGGCAGAGGCCGCTTAA
- the rpoN gene encoding RNA polymerase factor sigma-54 produces MALGPRLDLRQSQQLVMTPQLQQAIKLLAASNLEIETFIGDALEGNPLLEAGSVSSEDTGGGEPDDIPREEFTSDQLMAQGGGEKEAPLDLDTGALDRDRDTGDGSHAASASGDAEWGSAASSGAASGEDFPDINATRAAETTLTEHLNEQIGAIAVNAKEAFIARHLVGLLDDAGYLSSDLREVAYDLGVTRDEVDDGLTVLQMLDPTGVGARSLAECLELQAREADRYDPCMAKLIDNLELVARGEVEKLKRLCGVDDEDFADMLGELRSFDPKPGLVFAPATDSAVVPDVLLSSKDDGGWDIKLNEATLPRLVVNRDYYVELNQGSPGAEAQSWLKEKLADAHWLIRALDQRQKTILKTAAEIVKQQDGFFRRGVSELRPLTLREVAEQIDMHESTVSRVTSNKYLHCDRGCFELKYFFNSGVGSSDGEGASSETIKARIKSLTDAEDPKKVLSDQKLVDLLKEEGFDLARRTVAKYREAIGIGSSAQRRRAKKLSGI; encoded by the coding sequence ATGGCGCTCGGACCCAGACTGGACCTACGCCAATCGCAACAATTGGTGATGACGCCGCAATTGCAGCAGGCGATCAAACTGCTGGCTGCATCAAACCTCGAAATCGAAACCTTCATCGGCGATGCGCTTGAAGGCAATCCTCTGCTGGAAGCCGGGTCGGTGTCCAGCGAGGACACGGGAGGCGGAGAGCCGGATGACATCCCGCGCGAAGAGTTCACTTCAGACCAGCTGATGGCGCAGGGTGGGGGCGAGAAAGAGGCCCCGCTTGATCTAGATACTGGCGCGCTCGACCGGGACCGCGATACGGGCGATGGCTCGCACGCGGCAAGCGCTTCGGGTGATGCCGAATGGGGTTCTGCTGCATCCAGCGGCGCAGCGAGCGGCGAGGATTTTCCGGATATCAATGCCACCCGCGCTGCGGAAACGACATTGACCGAGCATCTTAACGAGCAAATCGGCGCAATTGCTGTGAATGCCAAAGAAGCCTTTATCGCACGGCATTTGGTCGGCTTGCTCGATGATGCGGGCTATCTGAGCAGCGACCTACGCGAAGTTGCCTACGACCTCGGCGTCACCCGGGACGAGGTTGATGACGGTCTCACCGTACTGCAAATGCTCGATCCAACCGGAGTGGGAGCGCGCAGCCTGGCCGAATGTCTTGAGCTGCAGGCGCGCGAAGCAGACCGTTATGATCCCTGCATGGCAAAGCTGATCGACAACCTCGAATTGGTCGCGCGCGGTGAAGTCGAGAAGTTGAAACGCCTGTGCGGCGTCGATGATGAAGACTTCGCCGATATGCTTGGCGAATTGCGCAGCTTTGATCCCAAACCCGGTCTCGTTTTTGCACCCGCAACAGACAGTGCAGTCGTGCCCGATGTATTGCTTTCATCAAAGGACGATGGCGGCTGGGATATCAAACTGAACGAGGCGACACTGCCTCGGCTGGTCGTGAACCGCGATTACTATGTCGAGCTTAATCAGGGTTCACCCGGCGCAGAGGCACAAAGCTGGCTCAAGGAAAAGCTGGCCGATGCCCATTGGCTCATCCGGGCTCTTGACCAGCGGCAAAAAACCATCCTCAAAACCGCTGCGGAAATCGTAAAGCAGCAGGACGGGTTTTTCCGTAGAGGCGTCTCCGAATTGCGTCCGTTGACCTTGCGTGAGGTCGCAGAGCAGATCGACATGCATGAAAGCACGGTTAGCCGTGTGACCAGCAACAAATACCTCCACTGCGATCGCGGTTGTTTTGAGCTGAAGTACTTCTTCAACAGCGGTGTCGGATCGAGCGACGGCGAAGGCGCTTCGTCGGAAACGATTAAGGCGCGGATCAAATCTCTCACCGATGCCGAGGACCCGAAAAAGGTGCTGTCTGATCAAAAGCTGGTGGATCTCCTGAAAGAAGAAGGCTTCGATCTCGCACGGCGCACCGTCGCGAAATATCGCGAAGCCATCGGGATCGGGTCCAGCGCACAGCGGCGGCGGGCAAAGAAGCTTAGCGGGATTTGA